One Dysosmobacter welbionis DNA segment encodes these proteins:
- the ftsY gene encoding signal recognition particle-docking protein FtsY, which translates to MGFFDKLKKITTNLFSGFSEADEAFFEELEETLILADLGMDTALDAVEKLRTRVRKEKLQDQEAVKAALRDILAEEMDVGGTELDLSTRPAVVLFIGVNGVGKTTSIGKLGYQLKSEGKRVLFCAADTFRAAAADQLQIWAERAGCELVRQHEGADPGAVLFDALQAAKARGVDVVLCDTAGRLHNKANLMAELAKLSKIIDRECPGAARETLLVLDATTGQNGLIQARQFKEAAGLTGIVLTKLDGTAKGGIVIAIAKELGVPVKLAGVGEGVDDLKPFDAKEYVEAII; encoded by the coding sequence ATGGGCTTTTTTGACAAGCTGAAAAAGATCACCACAAATCTCTTCTCCGGCTTCTCCGAGGCGGACGAGGCCTTTTTCGAGGAGTTGGAGGAGACGCTGATCCTGGCGGACCTGGGCATGGACACGGCGCTGGACGCCGTGGAAAAACTCCGCACGAGGGTCCGGAAGGAGAAGCTCCAGGACCAGGAGGCGGTCAAGGCCGCCCTCCGGGACATTCTGGCGGAGGAGATGGACGTGGGCGGCACGGAGCTGGATCTCTCGACCCGGCCTGCTGTGGTGCTGTTCATCGGCGTCAACGGCGTAGGCAAGACCACGTCCATCGGCAAACTGGGCTATCAGCTGAAAAGCGAGGGCAAGCGGGTCCTCTTCTGCGCGGCGGACACCTTCCGGGCCGCAGCGGCGGACCAACTGCAGATCTGGGCGGAGCGGGCCGGCTGCGAACTTGTGCGCCAGCACGAGGGGGCTGACCCCGGCGCGGTGCTGTTCGACGCCCTGCAGGCTGCCAAGGCAAGAGGGGTGGATGTGGTGCTGTGCGACACTGCCGGCCGCCTCCACAACAAGGCTAACCTGATGGCGGAGCTCGCCAAGCTCTCCAAGATCATCGACCGGGAATGCCCCGGCGCCGCACGGGAGACGCTGCTGGTGCTGGATGCCACCACCGGACAAAACGGCCTGATCCAGGCCCGCCAGTTCAAGGAGGCCGCAGGACTCACCGGCATCGTGCTGACGAAGCTGGATGGCACGGCCAAGGGCGGCATCGTCATCGCCATCGCCAAGGAGCTGGGCGTACCGGTGAAGCTGGCCGGTGTGGGCGAGGGGGTGGACGACCTGAAGCCCTTCGACGCGAAGGAATATGTGGAGGCCATTATTTGA
- the yhbY gene encoding ribosome assembly RNA-binding protein YhbY: MELTSKQRAQLRGLANSIDTILQVGKDGIGANLIKQADDALEARELIKGRVLDNNIDYDARTAAEELAKATRSEVVQVIGTKFVLYRESHSKPREKRIQLVKPAKKRPQ; the protein is encoded by the coding sequence ATGGAACTGACAAGCAAACAGCGGGCCCAGCTGCGGGGCCTGGCAAACAGCATCGACACGATCCTGCAGGTGGGCAAGGACGGTATCGGGGCAAACCTCATCAAGCAGGCGGATGACGCACTGGAGGCCCGGGAGCTTATCAAGGGCCGGGTGCTGGACAACAATATCGACTACGACGCCCGCACCGCCGCGGAGGAGCTGGCCAAGGCCACCCGCAGCGAGGTGGTGCAGGTCATCGGCACGAAGTTCGTGCTGTACCGGGAGAGCCACTCCAAGCCCAGGGAGAAGCGCATCCAGCTGGTGAAGCCGGCAAAGAAGCGCCCCCAGTGA
- a CDS encoding XTP/dITP diphosphatase, which yields MKFVLATHNPGKLKEMADILSGLGVEVVSPADVGISVDVEETGTTFVENAMLKAKAICAASGLPAIADDSGLCVDALNGGPGVYSARYGGEELDDRGRYTLLLQNMRGQTTRAAHFACAIACAFPGGDELTAEGRCDGAIAFAPMGTAGFGYDPVFLVPEKGRTFGQLTAEEKGAISHRGKALRAFSEKLATYLKK from the coding sequence ATGAAATTCGTGTTGGCGACCCATAACCCCGGCAAGCTGAAGGAGATGGCGGATATCCTCTCCGGACTGGGGGTGGAAGTGGTGAGCCCCGCAGACGTGGGAATCTCCGTAGACGTGGAGGAGACCGGCACCACCTTTGTGGAAAACGCCATGCTGAAGGCCAAGGCCATCTGCGCGGCCAGCGGGCTGCCCGCCATCGCGGACGACTCCGGTCTCTGTGTGGACGCCCTGAACGGAGGACCCGGCGTGTATTCCGCCCGTTACGGCGGGGAGGAGCTGGACGACCGGGGGCGGTATACCCTGTTGCTGCAGAACATGCGGGGACAGACTACCCGGGCGGCCCACTTCGCCTGCGCCATCGCCTGCGCCTTTCCCGGCGGGGACGAGCTGACGGCGGAGGGCCGGTGCGACGGTGCCATCGCCTTTGCCCCCATGGGGACGGCGGGATTTGGCTACGACCCGGTGTTCCTGGTGCCGGAGAAGGGCAGGACCTTCGGCCAGCTGACGGCAGAGGAGAAGGGCGCCATCTCCCATAGAGGAAAAGCTCTGCGGGCATTTTCGGAGAAACTGGCAACTTATTTGAAAAAATAA
- the rph gene encoding ribonuclease PH — MTRQDGRAFDELRPIKITPDFVKFAEGSCLIQCGNTMVLCCASVEDRVPPHVPEGTGWVTAEYSMLPRANRERSKRDIAKLKLSPRSAEIQRLVGRSLRAAVDLAKLGEHTITIDCDVLQGDGGTRTASVTGGFVALALACRKLVEEGVLASNPIRHFVTGVSAGIVGETLMLDLQYSEDSRAQVDLNCVMNELGEIIELQGTGEGRAFTPQEQQELVRLCAKGNRELLKLQREILKR, encoded by the coding sequence ATGACCAGACAAGACGGACGGGCGTTTGACGAGCTGCGCCCGATCAAAATCACCCCTGATTTCGTAAAATTCGCGGAGGGCAGCTGTCTCATCCAGTGCGGCAACACCATGGTTCTCTGCTGCGCCAGCGTGGAGGACCGGGTGCCGCCCCATGTGCCGGAGGGCACCGGCTGGGTGACAGCGGAGTACTCCATGCTGCCCCGGGCCAACCGGGAGCGCAGCAAGCGGGACATCGCCAAGCTGAAGCTCTCGCCCCGCAGCGCAGAGATCCAGCGGCTGGTGGGCCGTTCCCTCCGGGCCGCCGTGGACCTGGCGAAGCTGGGGGAGCATACCATCACCATCGACTGCGACGTGCTCCAGGGCGACGGCGGAACCCGCACCGCATCCGTCACCGGCGGCTTTGTGGCGCTGGCCCTGGCCTGCCGGAAGCTGGTGGAGGAGGGCGTGCTGGCCTCCAATCCCATCCGGCATTTCGTCACCGGGGTGTCTGCGGGAATCGTCGGGGAGACCCTTATGCTGGATTTGCAGTACAGCGAGGACAGTCGTGCCCAGGTGGACCTGAACTGTGTGATGAATGAGCTGGGGGAGATCATCGAGCTCCAGGGCACCGGCGAGGGCCGGGCCTTCACACCCCAGGAGCAACAGGAGCTGGTGCGCTTGTGCGCCAAGGGCAACCGGGAGCTGCTGAAGCTCCAGCGGGAGATTTTGAAGCGATAA